From a single Hemibagrus wyckioides isolate EC202008001 linkage group LG27, SWU_Hwy_1.0, whole genome shotgun sequence genomic region:
- the LOC131347674 gene encoding uncharacterized protein LOC131347674: MSQDSVHDLESAKTVRMVLQCFILLVFFLGSSHGHTEFIYTTENEVKLSCNTNKWQISTKSDNIIDVNCTVKCVPGEPLRLNNIQEFRTNNESDKVDEKFPLIASSGFFRCVTALDSGFLYPFKPSPNTVTSYIVAPANEDITTKSVERSSVELTEGEDVLLNCSFIFTERYNNEDFSVYWIKTIEKNNICVYSYDLENAYGIEYNRQCNVQEDLLHRLSNQTDGRNTNHNIRISNVTESDAGQYLCVLQVRHYNKAKATWKIINNVTVSVPKGSKDKGSGIAEITTDGESLIRLCVTLPIILGVPIAVVVVRLWKKNKTSPRSQTMELKTIQHRDET; this comes from the exons ATGAGCCAGGATTCTGTTCATGACCTTGAGAG TGCAAAAACTGTGAGAATGGTTTTGCAGTGTTTCATCCTTCTGGTTTTCTTCCTCGGTAGTAGCCATG GACATACTGAATTCATTTATACAACAGAGAATGAAGTAAAACTGTCCTGCAACACCAACAAATGGCAAATAAGCACAAAGTCTGACAACATAATTGATGTGAATTGCACAGTGAAGTGTGTTCCTGGTGAACCACTCAGACTTAACAATATCCAGGAATTCCGTACAAATAACGAATCAGACAAAGTTGATGAAAAATTTCCGCTAATAGCATCAAGTGGATTTTTTCGATGTGTCACTGCTCTGGATTCTGGTTTCTTGTATCCATTCAAACCGTCTCCCAACACTGTCACGTCATACATAGTCGCCCCTGCAAATGAAGACA TAACAACTAAATCTGTGGAGAGATCTTCAGTCGAGCTAACTGAAGGAGAAGATGTACTTTTAAACTGCAGTTTCATCTTTACAGAAAGATATAACAATGAGGATTTCTCTGTTTACTGGATCAAGACCATTGAAAAGAACAATATCTGTGTGTATTCTTATGATCTTGAAAACGCTTATGGTATAGAGTACAATCGTCAATGCAATGTGCAAGAAGATCTGCTTCACAGACTCTCAAACCAAACTGACGGCAGAAACACCAACCATAACATCAGGATCAGTAACGTAACAGAGTCAGATGCTGGACAATATCTTTGTGTTTTACAAGTGCGCCATTATAATAAAGCAAAAGCAACATGGAAGATCATAAATAATGTTACAGTCAGTGTACCTAAAGGATCTAAGGACAAAGGATCTGGAATAGCTGAAATAACGACAG ATGGCGAGTCTCTCATCCGCTTATGTGTTACACTGCCAATAATACTGGGTGTTCCGATAGCTGTTGTGGTGGTACGTTTatggaaaaagaataaaacctcTCCAA gatctCAGACTATGGAACTGAAAAC AATCCAACATAGAGATGAAACTTAA